The genomic DNA GATGCTCGAATCCCTCATCTCCGGCATCACCTCGGCGGTCTACACCCGGGCCGGTCGCGAATTCTACGACCGCCACCGGATGTCCGGCGGTCAAGGCGCACGCCTGCTCATCGTCTCCCGCGGCGACGGCAGCTTCTTCGACGCCGCGCACTCGGGAGACCTGCCGCTGATCTTCCCCGGCGAGATCTGGCACGATTCCTTCCTCGACTACGGTGCGACCACCGATATCGCCGGTCCCGAGCTGCGCCGGGTCTGGGGAGAGTTCGCCTCTTCGGGCACACTGCCGCGGGTGCGAGTGCCCGGACTCATCGACATCATGGGCTGAACGGCTCGACTGCGCGATCCCCGTCTGCGAACCCAGTGCTGTCGTCTTTTCACAACCGCCGTGTCACCGGTGTGCACTACCGTTGGATCATGGACGCACATCAGATCTCGGCAGCCCGTCTGATCTCGCAGGGACTCATCGGACCTCCACCCCAGTCACCGACAGGAACCGACCTCTCACCGGCCGGAGCCGTGGTCGAGCATCTCGGCTGTGTCCAAGCCCAAGCTCTCGGCGGAGCACTGGTCTCTGTCGCCCTGCGCTCAGGACCGGATGTCACTGACGGAGTGGCTGCCGTCCGTGCCGCCATCGATGCCGGAGAGATCGTGCGTTCCTGGACCCAGCGCGGCACCATCCATCTGACCACGGCCAAGGACATCGGGTGGATCCTCGGCCTCACAGGGGCACGAACCATGAAATCCACTGCCAAGCGGCGCGAGTTCTTCGGCATCACCGACGCCATGGTCGACACTGCAGCGGAACTCGCCACAGCAGCCATCCGGGACCGGGGACCGCTGACACGGGAAGAGCTGCTCGAAGCGTTCGCTCCCATCGGCGCCGGAGACGAATACGGCCACACCCGTTACCTCATCACGTCCCTGGCGCTGCAGAACATCATCGTCCAAGCCCCCTTGATCGAGGGCAAAGATGACATGAAATACGTGCTCACCGACGATTGGGTGCCCACCCCCACGGACCTGGACACCGAGGCGGCCGACCGCGAATGGATGAGACGCTTCGTCACCAGCCACGGACCGGTCACGATCGATGACGCGACGCGGTGGACGGGACTGCCGAAGACGAGAATGAGAAAGGCCATCCAGGCCGGAATCGATGCCGGAGAGATCGTGAGCACCGAGATCGACGGCACCGAATACGTCCATGCCCCGGATTTGGAGGACCGACTGGCCGAATGGGAGACGGCGGCGCAGGAGACCATGCTGCTGCCGGGATTCGACGAGATCATCCTCGGGTACAAGGACCGCAGCGCCACACTCGACCCCGCGAATGAGAAACTCGTTGTACCCGGAGGCAACGGAATGTTCAAGAACACAGTGGTGACCGGCACCCGCGCACGCGCCACCTGGAAACGATCACCCCGCAAAACCGGTCCGCGAGTCCTCGTCGACACCTTCCCCGGGGAGAAAGTTGACCTGGCCGCCATCGAATCGGCGAGTGCAACCCACCCGGCCTTCGTCTGAGCAGGCAGAGACCACCGACGATGGACGATCGCCACATGCCACGCACACAGTGGTCCGGCCAAGTGGATGAAGGCGACCGCCCGGCATCGCCCGTAGGCCGAATTGCCGTTGGGATCATCCTCAATCCCACACATCCAGCGACCCAGCGGGCGTATGCCGAGCTCGTGCCGCAGCTGCGCACAGCCGGCGCCCACTACCGAAGCATGACCACGAGCGTCGAACGTTCCGGTCGGTGGCAAGCCGAACAGCTCATCGACTGGGGCGCCGACACCGTCATCGTCCTCGGCGGGGACGGCACCATTCGAGCGACAGCCCCGGTGCTCGCCGAGGCGGACATCCTGACCTTCCTCGTCCCGACCGGGACCGCGAACGTGCTCAGCCGCCATATCGGTCTCCGAACGACCCGACACGCCATCGACCATTGCAAGCGCACGATCGCCTCGGCCATCCGTGACGGCGATCCGCCGAACCTCCGGAACGTTCCGATCAATACTGCGGAGTACCAGACGGCCGACGGCGCTCGACATCGCACCGAGTTCATCAGTCTCGCAGGCATCGGGGGAGGCGCCCGGGCCGTCGCCCACCACCCTGCCTCGCTCGGGCTGCTCGGCTACGCCTGGGGAGCCGCGCAGGCCCTCTTCGCCGCGGACTTCACCGCGAGTACGGACTTCACCGCGAGTACGGACTTCGCCGCGAGTACGGACTTCGCCGCGAGAACAGGGGAGACCTTGAGCACCGAGGGAACCGCTTCGGCGCCGGTGTGGTCGGTGATGGCGTCGAAGGTCGCTCGTCCTGCAGGGCCCATCGCTGTGTTCCCCGAGGCGCACATCGATGCCCAGACCTTCTCCATGCTCACCGTCGGTCCATTCCCGCACTCGCCCATGGCGCGGTGCCGAGCCTGGGCAGGAATCGCTGCGGCATGCCTGCAGAGCAGACCGGATGTCCACCCGCTCATGAACTATCGGCGCACGACCGAGACGACGGTCACCGTCGAGTCACCGGTACCGGCACAACTCGACGGAGACCTCATCGGCGACTGCCTGGAGCTGCGGGTGAGCGCCGGTGAGAAGACACTGCGGGTATCAGCGCCGGCGTCGTGAGGTGCCGAAGATTCCGCGTGCGATCTCGCGTGCCGCGGTCCTTGTGAACTGTTTGAACGCCGAGGACTTCACGACCTGGGAAAACAGGTTCTCGTCGTCCTTCTTCGCCGGCTTCTTCACGGAGCCGCCGGACTCCTCCGGGAAATCGATCTTGTCCGCTGAGGCGTCGCGACCCTGACTCTCGGCGGGCGCATCGGCAGGAGCTGACTTCTGTTCCTCGGCGTGAGCTTCTGACCCGCCTTCGAGGCGCTTGGCGAGGATCTCGCGGGCAGATTCGTCGTCGATCGCGGTGCCGTACTTCTCATGCTGGGGCGAAGCCGCCACAGCCGCTTTGATCTCGTCCTCGCTCATCGGCCCCATCTTCGACTCAGGAGCCCGCATCCGCGTCGGTGCCACCGGGGTCGGAGCACCATCGGGGTCCATGACGGTGACCACGGCTTCGCCGATGCCGAGTGACGTGAGCATCTCTTCGAGGTCGTAGTCGGACTTCGGGAAGGTCTGCACGGTTGCCTTGAGCGCCTTCGCGTCGTTGGGTGTATGTGCCCGCAGCTGGTGCTGAATGCGCGAACCCAACTGTGCGAGCACATCCTCGGGAACATCCTTCGGCGTCTGCGTGACGAAGAAGATGCCGACACCCTTCGAGCGGATGAGCCGAACCGTCTGCGTCACCGACTGGAGGAAGGCCTTCGACGCGCCGGCGAAGAGCAGGTGGGCTTCGTCGAAGAAGAACACAAGCGAGGGCTTGTCCGGGTCGCCGACCTCAGGCAGGTCCTGAAACAGGTCGGCCAGCAGCCACATGAGGAACGTGGAGAACAGGGCCGGCGACTGGCTGAGTTTCTGCAGTTCGAGGACAGAGACGATTCCGGCACCGTTGTCGTCGGTGCGCAGCAGATCAGCGGTGTCGAACTCCGGCTCGCCGAAGAACACGTCGCCGCCCTGGGCGGCGAGTTCGGAGATCTTGCGCAGGATGACGCCGACTGTGGCCTTCGATGCTCCGCCGATGCCTTCGAGATCGGCTTTTCCCTCGTCGGAGGTGAGGAAGGTGAGCACGGCCTTGAGATCGGAGAGGTCGAGCAATGCCAGCCCTGCTTGATCGGCATAGTGGAAGACGAGAGAGAGGACGGAATCCTGAGTGTCGTTGAGTTCGAGCACCTTTGCCAGCAGGATCGGCCCGAACGAGGTCACGGTCGCTCGCAGGGGAGTGCCGAGCCCCGAATCACCGAGAGTGTAGAACTCGGTCGGATTGGACCGCGACTGCCAGTCTTGACCGGCGGCATCGAGGCGCTTGCGCAGTTTGTCGGATTCGACTCCGGCAGCGCCGATGCCCGAGAGATCGCCCTTGATGTCGGAAGCGAACACCGGCACTCCGGCCCGTGACAGCTGCTCAGCGAGCACCTGCAGGGTCACGGTCTTACCGGTTCCCGTGGCCCCGGCGACGAGGCCGTGCCGATTGAGCATGGACAACGGGATGGAGATCGGAGTCTCCTTCGAGGGTTCTTCACCGTCCAGGGCGACCCCAAGATCGAGTGTCTCGCCGTCGAAGGTGTATCCGTCCTTGAGTGTCTGCAGCGCCTGCTCAGTCATGAGTCAATCTTTACACAGCGGCACCGAGGTGGTGGAGGAATTCTGCATGGATTCGTCCGTCGGTGCCCAATTCCGGGTGGAAGCTGGCACCCCAGACCGAACCCTGCCGGACGAGGACGGGCGTGTCGTCGTGACGGGCGAGCACTTCGGTGTCGGGTCCGAGATCGAGTATCTGCGGAGCCCGAATGAATGTGCCCTCGACCGGTTCGCCCAGCCCGCGTACGGTCAGCGGGGTGGTGAAGGACTCGCGCTGTCGACCGTAGGCATTGCGGGCCACGGTGACATCGAGTCCGCCGAGGCGGTCATACCCACCCAGCGAATCGTCGCTGAGCCGGTCGGCCAGGAGGATGAGTCCGGCACAGGTGCCGAAGACGGGCAGACCGCCGGCCATGCGTCCGCGCAGAGTCGCGAAGAGATCCGTGCCGGCGGCGAGGCGCACCATGGCCGTGGACTCACCGCCGGGCAGAATGAGCGCATCGAGGTCCGTGAGGTGTTCGGACCTGGTGACCTTGAGGGTGTCGACCCCCAGGGAGCCGAGCATGAGCAGGTGCTCACGGAAGGCTCCCTGGAGGGAGAGGACGCCGACTCTCACCAGCCGCGCTCGGCCAGGCGGTGCGGTGCGGGGACATCGGCGACGTTGATGCCGACCATCGCATCGCCGAGTCCGCGGGATGCCTCGGCCACGGCCTGCGGGTCATCGAAGTGCGTAGTCGCCTCGACGATGGCTTTCGCGCGTGCCTCCGGATTGCCGGACTTGAAGATGCCGGAGCCGACGAAGACGCCGTCGGCACCGAGCTGCATCATCATCGCTGCATCTGCAGGGGTGGCGATGCCGCCGGCGACGAAGGTCGCGACGGGCAGACGACCGAGGCTGGCGACCTGCTTGACCAGGTGGTACGGGGCGGCGATCTCCTTGGCCGCGACGTAGAGCTCATCTTCGCTCTTCGCTCCCAGCGCACGGATCTCGGAGTTGATGGTGCGCAGGTGGCGCATCGCCTCGGAGACGTCGCCGGTTCCTGCTTCGCCTTTCGAACGGATCATCGACGCGCCCTCCTGGATACGGCGCAGAGCCTCACCGAGGTTGGTTGCACCACAGACGAACGGCACCTTGAAGACGGACTTGTCGATGTGATTGACGTAGTCAGCGGGGGAGAGGACCTCCGATTCGTCGATGTAGTCGACGCCGAGGGTTTCGAGGATCTGAGCCTCGACGAAGTGTCCGATGCGGGCCTTGGCCATGACCGGGATGGACACGGCGCTGATGATCGAGTCGATGAGGTCGGGATCGCTCATCCGGGCGACTCCACCTTGTGCGCGGATGTCGGCGGGGACGCGTTCGAGGGCCATGACTGCGGAAGCACCGGCTGCCTCGGCGATGCGTGCCTGTTCTTCGTTGACGACGTCCATGATGACGCCGCCCTTGAGCATCTGAGCCAGTCCGGTGTTGAGCAGGGTCTGTGTTTCGGTCATTGTGGTGTAGATCCATTCACTGTCGCGGAGTCGATCCGGGTCGACACAGGGAGCAGGACAAAGCGTTCTCTGTCTGCTGCCAGTGGGTCGGAGGGATCGTGGTTCTTCGGGTGTGAACGGCCGTTCCCGACCAGCCTAAACCGATGAGTGGCTCAACGAGAGAGCCAGAAACGTGGAAGAATTTTAGGCCAGACGAACGTGATCGCTCTATGATCGAGTCATGGTCACGAAGTCACAGGACGGCACTCAGGCCGAGGGCATCGCTCTGCCGGTGAACGTCGACAAGGGGCTGTCGACTCCGTTGCCGGATCAGCTCACTCAGGAGCTGCGTCGTCTGATCTCGGACGGGACTCTGCGGCCGGGGGATGCTGTGCCTTCGAGCCGTCGGTTGGCCAAGCATCTCGGAATCTCTCGCGGCAGTGTGGAGACAGCGTATGCGCAGCTTGCCGTGGAGGGATTCCTCATCGCCGCCGAGCGTTCGGCCACGCGGATCAATCCCGACCTGCCCGCCGCCTCGACGACGGTGGGCTCCAAACACCGAGTTCCGGACTCGCCGAGGCGGCGCCTGCGCAACTATGTCGACCTGCGCCCGGGGTTCGGCGGTGACGATCCTCTGCGCGAACCGGCCTTTCGGCGGGCCTGGAGGGAATCACTCGACGTCGACCCGGGTCCGATCGATCCCTTGGGCCAGCCCCGAGCCCGGTGGGCGATTGCCGACTATCTGCGGCTGACTCGTGGGATGGCCGTCGACCCCGACGAGATCATCCTCACCAGCGGGTCTCGCGATGGTCTGCGACTGCTGCTGAGCCTCGGCGTCCCCGGATCCATCGCCGTGGAGAATCCCGGTTTCCCGGGTCTGCGCCAGGCGATGACCGACCAGCAGCTTGTGCCTCTGGACTTGGTCGGCTCCTCGCCGGCACGGGCCGATGTGGCTGCGGCCGTCGTGACACCGAATCACCAGTTCCCGCACGGAACACCGATGCCGGTCGATCAGCGTGCCCGCCTGTTGGACTGGGCGGCTCGAGGAAACGTTCTCATCGTCGAGGACGACTACGACAGTGAGGCCCGCTTCACTCGCACAGTGCTGCCGACCCTCTTCGACCTCGCGACATCGAGCGGCAGCAGCGCGCAAGTCGTCCACATCGGCACCTTCTCTGCCCTGCTGACCTCGGCCGTATCGACCGGATACGTCATCGCTCGTGGACCGATCTCGGAGGAGCTCATGAGCCTGCGCGCGGCACTCGGGCCGGCGTATTCGCCGATTCTGCAGATGGCCATCGCCTCCTACCTCGGCTCCGGTGGGCTGCGTCGTCGCATCTCCCGGGGACGGCGGCGACTCCGGGCCGCCGAGGAGGTCGTGTCCGAAGTCGGCCCGATCCCCGGGCTGGTCCACGAGGGACGCACACTCGTCATCGAAACGTCTCAGGCGCAGGCCGCAAGCCTGTTGAGGGATCTGGCCGAGCGCGGCATCCTCGTCGCCTCTTTGGCTCGCGGTTGGGCCGGTGGCGACGAGGTTCGACACGGTCTGGTCATCGCCCATTCGAACGTCGAGGCCCCTGTGCTGCGAGAGGCCCTGGGAGAGGTGAAGACCCTGTTGAGTAGGATTCAGTCATGAGGAATTCCGGATTTGCAGTCGACGGCATCATCAAGCTGCTGCTGGCCGTGGTCGGCTTCATCTTCATCGGCGGGCTCGAGGACTTCTTCCTCGCCCCACGCTGGTTGGTCGTCACCGCACTGGTGCTGCTCTTCCTCAGCGCCGCTACCCAGATCTCCTATGTCGTGACCAAGGGGGAGAAGCGCTACCTGAAGTTCCCGATGGTCTTCGACGCACTCCTCATCGTCGCGGTCGTCGTCGGCCTCATCCTCGCGGCTGCGAGCAACCCTGCTGGCGCCTGGATCCTCTTCGGGCTGGTCGGTGTGGGCTCGTTGGGCATCGCCGTGGTCTTCACGACGGGTGAGAACGGTCCGTCCTTCAGCGAAGACGAGCCGCAGAACCCCTGACCCCTGTCGTACGCGCCCTGACTCTTCGCAGAGCCGCCCGAAGGCCCTAACCCTTCGAGGCCTCCTCACGGAAGCTGCTGTGACTGCTGACCTTTCGTCGTTCAAGGCGAACAGCGGATATGTGGTCGTGTGCGGTCACATATCCGCTGCAGCGGTTGAACGACACAAAGCTGGCTGCGCGAAGGGTCGACAAACGCGGCAGCGCTTGATCGAGGCGGGGTCAGCAGACTGGTACGCTCAGCGGTTGAAGGCGATGGCCGCGATATGACCGTCGGGAATGCCGACCTCGAGATCGTGGATGTCGACATCCGGATGCGGTGAGTTCGGTTCCGGCCCGGCGCCGATGTAGTCGAGTCCGGGATCGCGAGCCAGGCCCGTGCTCAACGCCTTGAGAAAAGCTTCTGTGCGCGCCCACACGCGGACGAAGCCGGCAGCGAAGTCGTCATCGGGAAGCTCCTCGATCTCTGCTCGTTCCCTTTCATGGAGCAACCGCATCGCCTCGAGGGCGACATCGCGTTCGGGGATCGCTTCGATGTCGAGTCCGAGCGGGTCGTCGGAGACGGCGACGAGGACAAGGCGACGAGACCTCGACACGGAGAATTCGCACTCGTCGTGACGTGGTTTGCCCGCCGAATCGAGGCGGATCTCGATCGCAGCGGGATCCTGACCCAGGTGCGCCCCGAGCACATGGCGGAGGACGACACGGCCTGCCGACCAGGTGGAGGCCGCCTCGGCGTCGAACTCCTTCGCATAGTTGCGTTCCTGCTCGGTGAGCACGGAATCGTCCTCCCGCGCCCACGCCGCTTCGGCCGAGGTATCGGCGAGGACGAGGGTGACGGGAAGTTCGGTGGGCAGTTCGGTGAAGCTGGGGTGGTGCGCCATCGATCAGCGGCCCAGGGCCTTGTTGATCTTCTTCAGTTTGCGGCCCAGCACGAAGATCCGCACCGAACCGATGATTCCAGCAATGAGGATGCCGCCGATTGCGGCGAAGAGCATCGCCACACCCAGGGGCAGTTCGAACTGCCAGCCGAAGTACTTGAACTCGGCCGGAACATTGTTCTGCAGAATGAAGATGAGCAGCAGGACGACGATGAGGGCGCCGAGGATGAGGGAGCCCCACATTCCCGCCGACATTCCGGATCCGGCCTTCGTCGACGGCAGCTCACCAGTGTGTCCCGTCGGAGGCTGAGTCTGCTCACGCTGCTCGTGCGGGGGAATCTCCCGGGTCTTGTCCACCGCAGCTGTCTCGCCCGTCGCGGGAGTATCGCTGCCGAGGACTGAATCGGTTTCGGCCAGGAGCTCTTCGGGCGTCTGCGAATCGCCACGCGGGTCTTGAGTGCTCATGCGCCCATCATATCTGCTGATGGGCGCATGAGGCGGGTTTGCAGAAAGAGTCCCGGCAGCGGCTGCCGGGACTCTTTCATCAGGGGTGTCGATCAGTTGATCAGACGGTCTTGCTCAGCGAGGAGATGATCTCATTGAGCGTGGCCGAGGGCCGCATGGCGGCTTCGGTCTTCGCGTCGTTCGGGTAGTAGTAGCCGCCCAGGTCGACCGGGCTGCCCTGAACCTCGAGGAGTTCGGCCACGATGGCGTCCTCCTTCTCGGACAGTGCCTTCGCCACCGGTGCGATGGCCTCGGCCAGAGCTTCGTCCGAGGTCTGCTCGGCCAGCTGCTGTGCCCAGTAGAGGGTGAGGTAGAAATGGCTGCCGCGGTTGTCGATCTCGCCGACCTTACGCGACGGCGACTTGTTCTCTTCGAGGAACTTGCCGGTCGCGGCGTCGAGGGTGTCGGCCAGCACGCCGGCACGCTCGTTTCCGTGGACGTTGAACTCGTGGCGGAACGATTCGGCCAGTGCGAGGAACTCACCGAGGGAGTCCCAACGCAGGTGGTTCTCTTCGACGAGCTGCTCGACGTGCTTCGGAGCCGAACCGCCGGCACCGGTCTCGAACAGTCCGCCGCCGGCGATGAGCGGAACGACGGAGAGCATCTTCGCCGAGGTGCCGAGCTCGAGGATCGGGAACAGGTCAGTGTTGTAGTCGCGGAGGACGTTGCCGGTCACCGAGATGGTGTCCTTGCCCTCACGGATGCGGTCGATGGAGAACTGAGTGGCCTCCACCGGGTTCATGATGTGGATGTCCAGGCCCTCGGTGTCGTGGTCACGCAGGTACTCCTCGACCTTCGCCTTGATGTTGCGGTCGTGGGCGCGGGTCTCGTCGAGCCAGAACACGGCCGGAGTCTCGGACAAGCGGGCACGGGTGACGGCAAGCTTGACCCAGTCGCGGACGGGGATGTCCTTCGTCTGGCAGGCGCGCCAGATGTCACCGGCAGCGACCTCGTGGCTCATGAGCACATCGCCGGCGGAGTTGACGACCTCGACGGTTCCGGCCTCCGGGATCTCGAAGGTCTTGTCGTGGCTGCCGTACTCTTCGGCCTTCTGCGCCATGAGACCGACATTGGGCACGGTGCCCATGGTCCGCGGGTCGAAGGCGCCCTTGGCCTGGCAGTCCTCGATGACGGTCTGGTAGACGCCGGCGTAGGAGGAGTCGGGGATGACGGCCAGGGTGTCCTGGGTCTGGTCATCCTTGTTCCACATCTTGCCGCCGACGCGGATCATCGCCGGCATCGAGGCATCGACGATGACGTCGGAGGGCACGTGAAGGTTCGTGATGCCCTTGTGCGAGTTGACCATGGCCAGGTCGGGCCCGTCGGCCAGACCCTTCTCGATTCCGGCTTTGACTCCGGCAGCTGCCTCGGCAGGCAGGGTGTCGAGCCCGGCGAGGATGGCGGCCAGTCCGTTGTCGGAGGTCAGTCCCGCCTCGGCGAGGACGTCACCGTACTCGGCGAAGACGTAGGGGAAGAAAGCTTCGATGACCTTGCCGAAGAGGATGGGGTCGGAGACCTTCATCATCGTGGCCTTGAGGTGGACGGAGAAGAGGACGTCGTCGGCCTTGGCCGCGGCGATCTGGTCCTTGACGAATTCGTCGAGGGCGGCGGCGTTCATCTTCGTCGAATCGACGATCTCGCCGGCCAGGACGGGCAGGGACTCCTTGAGGACCTTCGTCTCTCCCACAGCGGTGCGCAGGCGGATCAACAGGGTGTCATCGGCCTCGATGATCACGGACTTCTCGTTGTCGCGGAAGTCGTCCGAGCCCATGGTGGCGACGCGGGTCTTCGAGTCCTTGGACCATTCGCCCATCGAATGCGGGTGGGCCTTGGCGAAGTTCTTCACTGCCTGCGGAGCGCGACGGTCGGAGTTGCCCTCACGCAGCACCGGGTTGACGGCCGAACCCTTGACCTTGTCATAGCGTGCCCGAACGTCCTTCTCCTCATCGGTCGAAGGCTCCTCCGGGTAGGCGGGCAGGTCGTAGCCCTGGGACTGCAGTTCGGTGATCGTCGCCTTCAGCTGCGGGACGGAAGCCGAGATGTTGGGCAACTTGATGATGTTGGCATCGGGGGTCTTCGCGAGATCGCCGAGCTCCGCGAGTGCGTCGCCGACCTGCTGTTCCTCAGGCAGACGGTCGTTGAACTGGGCCAGCACGCGTGCGGCGAGA from Brevibacterium sp. JSBI002 includes the following:
- a CDS encoding lipopolysaccharide assembly LapA domain-containing protein, translated to MSTQDPRGDSQTPEELLAETDSVLGSDTPATGETAAVDKTREIPPHEQREQTQPPTGHTGELPSTKAGSGMSAGMWGSLILGALIVVLLLIFILQNNVPAEFKYFGWQFELPLGVAMLFAAIGGILIAGIIGSVRIFVLGRKLKKINKALGR
- the pdxT gene encoding pyridoxal 5'-phosphate synthase glutaminase subunit PdxT, translated to MRVGVLSLQGAFREHLLMLGSLGVDTLKVTRSEHLTDLDALILPGGESTAMVRLAAGTDLFATLRGRMAGGLPVFGTCAGLILLADRLSDDSLGGYDRLGGLDVTVARNAYGRQRESFTTPLTVRGLGEPVEGTFIRAPQILDLGPDTEVLARHDDTPVLVRQGSVWGASFHPELGTDGRIHAEFLHHLGAAV
- the pdxS gene encoding pyridoxal 5'-phosphate synthase lyase subunit PdxS, whose product is MTETQTLLNTGLAQMLKGGVIMDVVNEEQARIAEAAGASAVMALERVPADIRAQGGVARMSDPDLIDSIISAVSIPVMAKARIGHFVEAQILETLGVDYIDESEVLSPADYVNHIDKSVFKVPFVCGATNLGEALRRIQEGASMIRSKGEAGTGDVSEAMRHLRTINSEIRALGAKSEDELYVAAKEIAAPYHLVKQVASLGRLPVATFVAGGIATPADAAMMMQLGADGVFVGSGIFKSGNPEARAKAIVEATTHFDDPQAVAEASRGLGDAMVGINVADVPAPHRLAERGW
- a CDS encoding DUF853 domain-containing protein is translated as MTEQALQTLKDGYTFDGETLDLGVALDGEEPSKETPISIPLSMLNRHGLVAGATGTGKTVTLQVLAEQLSRAGVPVFASDIKGDLSGIGAAGVESDKLRKRLDAAGQDWQSRSNPTEFYTLGDSGLGTPLRATVTSFGPILLAKVLELNDTQDSVLSLVFHYADQAGLALLDLSDLKAVLTFLTSDEGKADLEGIGGASKATVGVILRKISELAAQGGDVFFGEPEFDTADLLRTDDNGAGIVSVLELQKLSQSPALFSTFLMWLLADLFQDLPEVGDPDKPSLVFFFDEAHLLFAGASKAFLQSVTQTVRLIRSKGVGIFFVTQTPKDVPEDVLAQLGSRIQHQLRAHTPNDAKALKATVQTFPKSDYDLEEMLTSLGIGEAVVTVMDPDGAPTPVAPTRMRAPESKMGPMSEDEIKAAVAASPQHEKYGTAIDDESAREILAKRLEGGSEAHAEEQKSAPADAPAESQGRDASADKIDFPEESGGSVKKPAKKDDENLFSQVVKSSAFKQFTRTAAREIARGIFGTSRRRR
- a CDS encoding 4'-phosphopantetheinyl transferase family protein yields the protein MAHHPSFTELPTELPVTLVLADTSAEAAWAREDDSVLTEQERNYAKEFDAEAASTWSAGRVVLRHVLGAHLGQDPAAIEIRLDSAGKPRHDECEFSVSRSRRLVLVAVSDDPLGLDIEAIPERDVALEAMRLLHERERAEIEELPDDDFAAGFVRVWARTEAFLKALSTGLARDPGLDYIGAGPEPNSPHPDVDIHDLEVGIPDGHIAAIAFNR
- a CDS encoding winged helix DNA-binding domain-containing protein, with the translated sequence MDAHQISAARLISQGLIGPPPQSPTGTDLSPAGAVVEHLGCVQAQALGGALVSVALRSGPDVTDGVAAVRAAIDAGEIVRSWTQRGTIHLTTAKDIGWILGLTGARTMKSTAKRREFFGITDAMVDTAAELATAAIRDRGPLTREELLEAFAPIGAGDEYGHTRYLITSLALQNIIVQAPLIEGKDDMKYVLTDDWVPTPTDLDTEAADREWMRRFVTSHGPVTIDDATRWTGLPKTRMRKAIQAGIDAGEIVSTEIDGTEYVHAPDLEDRLAEWETAAQETMLLPGFDEIILGYKDRSATLDPANEKLVVPGGNGMFKNTVVTGTRARATWKRSPRKTGPRVLVDTFPGEKVDLAAIESASATHPAFV
- a CDS encoding NADP-dependent isocitrate dehydrogenase; amino-acid sequence: MAKIIYTRTDEAPLLATYSLKPIIEAFATSAGVEVETRDISLAARVLAQFNDRLPEEQQVGDALAELGDLAKTPDANIIKLPNISASVPQLKATITELQSQGYDLPAYPEEPSTDEEKDVRARYDKVKGSAVNPVLREGNSDRRAPQAVKNFAKAHPHSMGEWSKDSKTRVATMGSDDFRDNEKSVIIEADDTLLIRLRTAVGETKVLKESLPVLAGEIVDSTKMNAAALDEFVKDQIAAAKADDVLFSVHLKATMMKVSDPILFGKVIEAFFPYVFAEYGDVLAEAGLTSDNGLAAILAGLDTLPAEAAAGVKAGIEKGLADGPDLAMVNSHKGITNLHVPSDVIVDASMPAMIRVGGKMWNKDDQTQDTLAVIPDSSYAGVYQTVIEDCQAKGAFDPRTMGTVPNVGLMAQKAEEYGSHDKTFEIPEAGTVEVVNSAGDVLMSHEVAAGDIWRACQTKDIPVRDWVKLAVTRARLSETPAVFWLDETRAHDRNIKAKVEEYLRDHDTEGLDIHIMNPVEATQFSIDRIREGKDTISVTGNVLRDYNTDLFPILELGTSAKMLSVVPLIAGGGLFETGAGGSAPKHVEQLVEENHLRWDSLGEFLALAESFRHEFNVHGNERAGVLADTLDAATGKFLEENKSPSRKVGEIDNRGSHFYLTLYWAQQLAEQTSDEALAEAIAPVAKALSEKEDAIVAELLEVQGSPVDLGGYYYPNDAKTEAAMRPSATLNEIISSLSKTV
- a CDS encoding diacylglycerol/lipid kinase family protein; protein product: MPRTQWSGQVDEGDRPASPVGRIAVGIILNPTHPATQRAYAELVPQLRTAGAHYRSMTTSVERSGRWQAEQLIDWGADTVIVLGGDGTIRATAPVLAEADILTFLVPTGTANVLSRHIGLRTTRHAIDHCKRTIASAIRDGDPPNLRNVPINTAEYQTADGARHRTEFISLAGIGGGARAVAHHPASLGLLGYAWGAAQALFAADFTASTDFTASTDFAASTDFAARTGETLSTEGTASAPVWSVMASKVARPAGPIAVFPEAHIDAQTFSMLTVGPFPHSPMARCRAWAGIAAACLQSRPDVHPLMNYRRTTETTVTVESPVPAQLDGDLIGDCLELRVSAGEKTLRVSAPAS
- a CDS encoding PLP-dependent aminotransferase family protein: MVTKSQDGTQAEGIALPVNVDKGLSTPLPDQLTQELRRLISDGTLRPGDAVPSSRRLAKHLGISRGSVETAYAQLAVEGFLIAAERSATRINPDLPAASTTVGSKHRVPDSPRRRLRNYVDLRPGFGGDDPLREPAFRRAWRESLDVDPGPIDPLGQPRARWAIADYLRLTRGMAVDPDEIILTSGSRDGLRLLLSLGVPGSIAVENPGFPGLRQAMTDQQLVPLDLVGSSPARADVAAAVVTPNHQFPHGTPMPVDQRARLLDWAARGNVLIVEDDYDSEARFTRTVLPTLFDLATSSGSSAQVVHIGTFSALLTSAVSTGYVIARGPISEELMSLRAALGPAYSPILQMAIASYLGSGGLRRRISRGRRRLRAAEEVVSEVGPIPGLVHEGRTLVIETSQAQAASLLRDLAERGILVASLARGWAGGDEVRHGLVIAHSNVEAPVLREALGEVKTLLSRIQS